A region of Micromonospora chokoriensis DNA encodes the following proteins:
- the leuD gene encoding 3-isopropylmalate dehydratase small subunit has protein sequence MDKFTTHTGTAVPLRRSNVDTDQIIPAVYLKRVTRTGFADGLFSAWREDPAFVLNDQRYSGASILITGPEFGTGSSREHAVWALRDWGFRAVVAPRFGDIFRGNALKEGLLPVELELKAVEELWDLVESDPTTAVTVDLTARQLRAGDASWSFPLDDFSRWRLLEGLDDIGLTLRHAADIDSYEARRLPFLPSVA, from the coding sequence ATGGACAAGTTCACCACCCACACCGGCACCGCCGTGCCGCTGCGCCGGTCCAACGTGGATACCGACCAGATCATCCCCGCGGTGTACCTCAAGCGGGTGACCCGGACGGGCTTTGCCGACGGGCTGTTCAGCGCCTGGCGGGAAGACCCGGCATTCGTGCTCAACGATCAGCGTTATTCCGGGGCGTCGATCCTCATCACCGGCCCGGAGTTCGGCACCGGCTCCTCCCGGGAACACGCCGTGTGGGCACTGCGGGACTGGGGCTTCCGCGCGGTGGTGGCTCCGCGCTTCGGCGACATCTTCCGGGGCAACGCCCTCAAGGAGGGCCTGTTGCCGGTCGAGTTGGAATTGAAAGCCGTCGAAGAGTTGTGGGATCTGGTTGAGTCGGATCCGACCACTGCGGTGACCGTCGACCTGACCGCCCGGCAGCTCCGTGCGGGGGATGCCAGCTGGTCGTTCCCGCTGGACGACTTCAGCCGGTGGCGCTTGCTGGAGGGTCTCGATGACATTGGACTAACCCTCCGGCACGCCGCCGACATCGACTCGTACGAGGCGCGCCGACTGCCGTTCCTGCCCTCCGTGGCATAG
- a CDS encoding HU family DNA-binding protein, with protein MNKAELIEALAVRLGDRKMATAALDAVLTEVQAAVTKGEKVAITGFGAFEKRVRGARTARNPRTGEAVKVKKTSVPTFRPGAGFKEMVASGKVPKATVATKKATTSTATAKTAGTKAAGAKATGTKATAAKAAAGKKTAPAKASKTATATKTAASKKTAPAKASKSTTATKTAAGKKTTAAKKTTAATKSTAAKKTTAATKSTAAKKTTAATKSTAAKKAPAKKAPAKKAASKR; from the coding sequence GTGAACAAGGCCGAGCTCATCGAGGCGCTCGCCGTTCGCCTGGGGGACCGGAAGATGGCGACGGCCGCGCTCGACGCGGTCCTCACCGAGGTCCAGGCGGCGGTCACCAAGGGCGAGAAGGTGGCGATCACCGGATTCGGAGCATTTGAAAAGCGTGTGCGTGGTGCGCGAACAGCGCGCAACCCGCGTACCGGCGAGGCGGTGAAGGTCAAGAAGACGTCAGTCCCGACCTTCCGCCCCGGCGCCGGGTTCAAGGAGATGGTGGCCAGCGGCAAGGTGCCGAAGGCCACGGTGGCGACGAAGAAGGCCACCACGAGCACCGCCACGGCCAAGACGGCCGGCACGAAGGCGGCGGGCGCCAAGGCGACCGGCACGAAGGCGACGGCGGCCAAGGCGGCTGCCGGCAAGAAGACCGCTCCGGCCAAGGCGAGCAAGACCGCTACGGCGACCAAGACGGCCGCCAGCAAGAAGACCGCCCCGGCCAAGGCGAGCAAGAGCACCACGGCGACCAAGACGGCCGCCGGCAAGAAGACCACCGCGGCGAAGAAGACCACCGCGGCGACCAAGTCGACCGCGGCGAAGAAGACCACGGCGGCGACCAAGTCGACCGCGGCGAAGAAGACCACGGCGGCGACCAAGAGCACGGCGGCAAAGAAGGCGCCGGCGAAGAAGGCTCCGGCCAAGAAGGCGGCCAGCAAGCGCTGA
- the leuC gene encoding 3-isopropylmalate dehydratase large subunit, whose product MVGVTPEPRTLAEKVWDAHVVRSAAGEPDLLFIDLHLLHEVTSPQAFDGLRLAGRRVRRTDLTLATEDHNTPTGYADPAFRLRRGDLLTIADPTSRTQIETLRRNCAEFGVRLHPLGDDNQGIVHVIGPQLGVTQPGMTIVCGDSHTATHGAFGALAFGIGTSEVEHVLATQTLPQSRPKTMAVNVTGRLAPGVTAKDLVLALITQVGTGGGRGHIVEYRGEAIRALSMEGRMTIANMSIEWGAKAGMIAPDETTFAYLKGRPNAPQGADWDAALTWWRTLPTDEGARFDAEVTLDASQVTPFVTWGTNPGQGAPLSAPVPDPEEFVTDSERAAARRALEYMDLRPGTPLRELPIDVVFVGSCTNGRLEDLRAAADVLRGHRVADGVRMLVVPGSAAVREAAEAEGLDKVFADAGAEWRFAGCSMCLGMNPDTLKPGERSASTSNRNFEGRQGRGGRTHLVSPPVAAATAVAGRLAAPADL is encoded by the coding sequence ATGGTGGGAGTCACTCCTGAGCCGAGGACCCTGGCCGAGAAGGTCTGGGACGCGCACGTCGTACGGTCCGCCGCCGGTGAGCCGGACCTGCTCTTCATCGACCTGCACCTGCTGCACGAGGTGACCAGCCCGCAGGCGTTCGACGGGCTGCGGCTCGCCGGGCGCCGGGTGCGTCGTACCGACCTGACCCTCGCGACCGAGGACCACAACACCCCGACCGGGTACGCCGACCCGGCGTTCCGCCTCCGCCGTGGTGACCTGCTCACCATCGCGGACCCCACGTCGCGTACGCAGATCGAGACGCTGCGCCGTAACTGCGCCGAGTTCGGGGTGCGGCTGCACCCGCTCGGTGACGACAACCAGGGCATCGTGCACGTGATCGGCCCGCAGCTCGGTGTCACCCAGCCGGGCATGACGATCGTCTGCGGCGACTCGCACACCGCCACCCACGGCGCGTTCGGCGCGCTCGCCTTCGGCATCGGCACCAGCGAGGTGGAGCACGTGCTGGCCACCCAGACGCTGCCGCAGAGCCGGCCGAAGACGATGGCCGTGAACGTCACTGGCCGCCTCGCCCCCGGGGTCACCGCCAAGGACCTGGTGCTCGCGCTGATCACCCAGGTCGGCACCGGCGGTGGGCGCGGGCACATCGTCGAGTACCGCGGCGAGGCGATCCGCGCCCTCTCCATGGAGGGGCGGATGACCATCGCCAACATGTCCATCGAGTGGGGCGCCAAGGCCGGCATGATCGCGCCGGACGAGACGACCTTCGCGTACCTCAAGGGTCGTCCGAACGCGCCCCAGGGCGCGGACTGGGACGCGGCGCTCACGTGGTGGCGGACGCTGCCCACCGACGAGGGCGCGCGCTTCGACGCCGAGGTGACCCTGGACGCCAGCCAGGTCACCCCGTTCGTCACCTGGGGCACCAACCCCGGGCAGGGTGCGCCGCTGAGCGCGCCGGTGCCGGACCCGGAGGAGTTCGTCACCGACTCGGAGCGGGCCGCCGCGCGCCGCGCCCTGGAGTACATGGACCTGCGTCCCGGCACCCCGCTGCGGGAGCTGCCGATCGACGTGGTGTTCGTCGGCTCCTGCACCAACGGGCGTCTGGAGGACCTGCGGGCCGCCGCCGACGTGCTTCGTGGTCACCGGGTCGCCGACGGCGTGCGGATGCTCGTGGTGCCCGGTTCCGCCGCCGTGCGGGAGGCTGCCGAGGCCGAGGGGCTGGACAAGGTCTTCGCCGACGCCGGGGCGGAGTGGCGGTTCGCCGGCTGCTCCATGTGTCTGGGGATGAACCCGGACACGTTGAAGCCGGGCGAGCGTTCCGCCTCCACCTCGAACCGCAACTTCGAGGGCCGTCAGGGCCGGGGTGGGCGTACCCACCTGGTTTCCCCGCCGGTCGCCGCCGCCACCGCCGTGGCCGGCCGGCTGGCCGCCCCCGCCGACCTGTAG
- a CDS encoding endonuclease/exonuclease/phosphatase family protein → MRYRQLTTGTLALGVVLLIDVLRVWLPGIITIFGQAASTPAELMGAFALGWFVLALGAPAVVRRVGARPVVVVAAAALALARLALTAAPGGRTQLWLATAGLLAGLVWLVGVAAGTDRPVPGLALGFAVNAALHAVWDTVDVVWWGTWAAWLFSSVAVLLFLLGTAQPVARAGGGAAGGDGGAQAGGGGVRAWLLAGPALLLAGMVALSPALARTGMSYLFAGDGVAGSPLFGLAPVPVAVAAFLFTASTRPPRGWGRAYGPVALLVGALLFAGDRGDLLVPAVLLAAVGLGACLALTDDADRPDGTAQTGPTGRETARDGTDATAARRGYAVAVGMLVFALGAVGYYSAYDLGYPNAAVPVVVAGLVAVVAFTAQPVVGWLPGPFPPIRAAAAVTALALLAPVVADEVPVAGNRDGPPERLTVVAYNIRMGFGLDGRFDLTGLTEVVQRQRPDVVLLSEVDRAWLLNGGHDTLDVMAERLGMPYVFGPAADSVWGDAVLSRWPMDDARSLPLPAVGAPTGAQALGVTLDLSDGVRVAVVSTHLQPPPGKGPVVQARAVTDFAIRYAAGRPLVVAGDLNTEPGDEAFGQFTAAGLVDALAAARPLATSPADDPREQIDHIFVSAALTPSDPVAPRSTASDHLPVAVTVALPPR, encoded by the coding sequence GTGCGCTATCGCCAGCTCACCACCGGGACGCTCGCGCTGGGTGTCGTCCTCCTCATCGACGTGCTGCGGGTCTGGCTGCCCGGCATCATCACCATCTTCGGCCAGGCGGCGTCCACCCCGGCCGAGTTGATGGGCGCGTTCGCCCTCGGCTGGTTCGTGCTCGCGCTGGGCGCGCCCGCGGTGGTCCGCCGGGTCGGTGCCCGCCCGGTCGTGGTGGTCGCCGCCGCAGCCCTGGCCCTCGCCCGGCTCGCGCTCACCGCCGCGCCGGGCGGGCGTACGCAGCTCTGGTTGGCCACCGCCGGTCTGCTCGCCGGGCTGGTCTGGTTGGTCGGCGTCGCCGCCGGCACCGACCGTCCGGTTCCGGGGCTGGCGTTGGGTTTCGCGGTCAACGCGGCCCTGCACGCGGTGTGGGACACGGTCGACGTGGTCTGGTGGGGCACCTGGGCGGCGTGGTTGTTCAGCTCCGTCGCGGTGCTGCTGTTCCTGCTCGGCACGGCACAGCCGGTAGCGCGGGCCGGTGGCGGTGCAGCTGGCGGTGACGGTGGTGCGCAGGCTGGTGGCGGTGGCGTACGGGCCTGGTTGTTGGCCGGTCCGGCGCTGCTGCTGGCCGGAATGGTGGCACTCTCCCCGGCGCTGGCCCGCACCGGGATGTCGTACCTGTTCGCCGGGGACGGTGTCGCGGGCTCACCGTTGTTCGGCCTGGCACCGGTGCCGGTGGCGGTCGCCGCGTTCCTGTTCACCGCGTCGACCCGGCCACCCCGGGGGTGGGGCCGCGCGTACGGGCCGGTGGCGTTGCTGGTGGGCGCGCTGCTGTTCGCCGGCGACCGGGGCGACCTGCTCGTCCCGGCCGTCCTGCTGGCCGCCGTCGGTCTCGGCGCCTGCCTCGCGCTGACCGACGACGCCGACCGCCCGGACGGGACGGCGCAGACCGGGCCGACGGGCAGGGAGACCGCGAGGGACGGCACCGACGCGACGGCGGCCCGCCGGGGGTACGCGGTGGCCGTCGGCATGCTGGTCTTCGCGCTGGGGGCGGTCGGGTACTACTCCGCCTACGACCTCGGGTACCCCAACGCGGCGGTGCCCGTGGTGGTGGCCGGTCTGGTCGCGGTCGTGGCGTTCACTGCCCAACCCGTCGTCGGGTGGCTCCCCGGGCCGTTTCCGCCGATCCGGGCTGCCGCGGCGGTCACCGCGCTGGCGTTGCTGGCGCCGGTGGTCGCCGACGAGGTTCCGGTGGCCGGCAACCGGGACGGCCCACCGGAGCGGCTCACCGTGGTGGCGTACAACATCCGGATGGGCTTCGGGTTGGACGGTCGGTTCGACCTGACCGGGCTCACCGAGGTGGTCCAGCGGCAACGCCCCGACGTGGTGCTGCTCAGCGAGGTGGACCGCGCCTGGCTGCTCAACGGCGGGCACGACACCCTCGACGTGATGGCCGAGCGGCTCGGCATGCCGTACGTCTTCGGGCCGGCCGCCGACTCCGTGTGGGGTGACGCCGTGCTGAGCCGCTGGCCGATGGACGACGCGCGGAGCCTCCCGCTGCCCGCCGTCGGTGCGCCCACCGGGGCGCAGGCCCTCGGCGTGACGCTGGACCTGAGCGACGGGGTCCGTGTCGCGGTGGTCAGCACCCACCTGCAACCGCCGCCCGGGAAGGGCCCGGTGGTCCAGGCCCGCGCGGTCACCGACTTCGCCATCCGGTACGCCGCCGGCCGACCGCTGGTGGTGGCGGGCGACCTGAACACCGAGCCGGGGGACGAGGCGTTCGGGCAGTTCACGGCCGCCGGTCTGGTCGACGCGTTGGCTGCCGCCCGACCGCTGGCGACCAGCCCCGCCGACGATCCCCGCGAACAGATCGACCACATCTTCGTCTCGGCCGCTCTGACCCCCAGCGACCCGGTCGCGCCCCGCAGCACCGCCAGCGACCACCTGCCGGTCGCGGTGACAGTGGCCCTGCCGCCCCGCTGA